From the genome of Gemmatimonadota bacterium, one region includes:
- the rplD gene encoding 50S ribosomal protein L4: protein MFSAPYFKADGTRDGSRELPIELFDGACNEFAVHAAVKTHLNNLRRGTGSAKNRSAVAGGSRKPWRQKGTGRARQGTTRAAQWRGGGVAFPPIPHSWRQRLPKRIRSLARRSALNDRAEHGRVFVGELPSLEAPRTRALVSYLGMIETWGKVLVLTDSVNRSVYLSCRNLPGVLVRPFGHESVYDLVWAGTVFIEADALDLSTAAADSKTSDSETSDPPVAEVNDA, encoded by the coding sequence ATGTTCAGCGCACCCTACTTCAAAGCCGACGGCACCCGCGACGGGTCCCGGGAACTCCCGATCGAGCTCTTCGACGGCGCCTGCAACGAGTTCGCCGTGCACGCTGCGGTGAAGACGCATCTGAACAACCTGCGCCGAGGCACCGGATCCGCTAAGAACAGGAGCGCGGTGGCGGGCGGCTCCCGCAAGCCCTGGAGGCAGAAGGGCACCGGACGTGCCCGACAAGGAACGACGAGAGCCGCGCAGTGGCGCGGCGGCGGCGTCGCCTTTCCGCCGATTCCGCACTCGTGGAGGCAGCGCCTCCCGAAGAGAATACGGAGCCTGGCGCGTCGTTCGGCCCTTAACGACAGGGCAGAGCACGGCCGAGTGTTCGTGGGCGAGCTGCCTTCTCTCGAGGCGCCCCGCACCCGCGCGCTCGTCTCTTATCTGGGCATGATCGAAACTTGGGGCAAGGTCCTCGTCCTGACCGACTCGGTCAACCGGAGCGTCTACCTCTCCTGCCGCAACCTGCCGGGCGTGCTCGTGCGTCCCTTCGGCCACGAATCGGTCTACGATCTCGTCTGGGCGGGCACGGTTTTCATCGAGGCTGACGCGTTGGATCTCTCCACCGCGGCGGCCGATTCCAAGACGTCCGACTCCGAAACGTCCGACCCTCCAGTCGCCGAGGTGAACGATGCGTGA
- the rplW gene encoding 50S ribosomal protein L23, producing the protein MRDPHDLILRPVVTEKTAAQMEEGPVYTFIVAGDANKLEIGKAVTAIFDVQVAHVRTMRYPGKPRRSIMARLARNYARGRRAAFKKAVVRLADGESIELYEAG; encoded by the coding sequence ATGCGTGATCCGCACGACCTGATCCTGCGGCCCGTCGTCACCGAAAAGACGGCGGCGCAGATGGAGGAAGGGCCGGTCTACACCTTCATCGTCGCCGGTGACGCCAACAAGTTGGAGATCGGCAAGGCCGTCACGGCGATCTTCGACGTGCAGGTCGCCCACGTGCGCACCATGCGCTATCCCGGCAAGCCGCGGCGCTCGATCATGGCGAGGCTCGCGCGCAACTATGCGAGGGGACGGAGAGCGGCCTTCAAGAAAGCCGTGGTCCGGTTGGCGGACGGCGAAAGCATCGAGCTTTACGAGGCGGGTTGA
- the rplB gene encoding 50S ribosomal protein L2, with protein MAIKKFRPVTAGQRTRSVLSRATHTRKGPERSLTEPLKSKGGRNHHGRITTRRRGGGHKRRYRIIDFRRDKIGVSGVVAHIEYDPNRSANIALIHYEDGEKRYIIHPTGLDVGDRIVSGEDADVKVGCAMPLGLIPLGTAVHNVELKPGKGGQMVRSAGSSAQVMAKEGDYVTLRLPSTEMRRVHRRCVATIGTIGNSDHELTVVGKAGANRWRGRRPKVRGVAMNPVDHPLGGGEGKASGGRPPVTPWGKPEGKKTRKAKKPSSKYIVRGRRRGRATK; from the coding sequence ATGGCGATCAAGAAATTCAGACCGGTTACCGCAGGGCAGCGCACCCGCTCCGTGCTCTCCCGCGCCACCCACACCCGCAAGGGGCCCGAGCGTTCGCTGACCGAGCCGCTCAAGTCCAAGGGCGGGCGCAACCATCACGGACGCATCACCACACGCCGTCGGGGCGGCGGCCACAAGCGCCGTTACCGAATCATCGACTTCCGTCGCGACAAGATCGGCGTCTCGGGCGTGGTCGCACACATCGAGTACGACCCGAACCGCTCGGCCAACATCGCCCTGATCCACTACGAAGACGGCGAGAAGCGCTACATCATTCATCCGACGGGTCTCGACGTGGGCGACCGTATCGTTTCCGGCGAGGACGCGGATGTGAAGGTGGGCTGCGCAATGCCCTTGGGGCTGATCCCGCTGGGTACTGCGGTTCACAACGTCGAGCTCAAACCCGGGAAGGGCGGTCAAATGGTGCGATCGGCGGGGAGTTCGGCCCAGGTGATGGCCAAGGAGGGCGATTACGTGACCCTCCGTCTGCCTTCGACCGAGATGAGGCGGGTTCACCGGCGCTGCGTGGCCACCATCGGCACGATAGGCAACTCCGATCACGAACTGACAGTGGTGGGCAAGGCGGGCGCGAACCGCTGGCGGGGACGCAGACCGAAGGTCAGGGGTGTCGCCATGAATCCTGTCGATCACCCGCTGGGCGGAGGCGAAGGCAAGGCTTCGGGCGGGCGTCCTCCGGTGACCCCGTGGGGCAAGCCGGAAGGGAAGAAGACGCGGAAGGCGAAGAAGCCGTCCAGCAAGTATATCGTGCGCGGTCGCAGGCGCGGCCGGGCGACGAAGTAG
- the rpsS gene encoding 30S ribosomal protein S19 has translation MARSIKKGPFVDEKLLRRVRRMNSRNERRVIQTFSRASMITPEFVGHTLAVHNGKSFIPCFITENMVGHKLGEFSPTRTFRGHGGKLADRRAR, from the coding sequence ATGGCTCGTAGCATAAAGAAGGGACCGTTTGTCGACGAGAAGCTTCTCAGGCGCGTCCGCAGAATGAACTCCCGCAACGAGCGTCGAGTCATCCAGACATTCTCGCGCGCCTCGATGATCACGCCCGAGTTCGTGGGCCACACGCTCGCGGTCCACAACGGGAAGAGCTTCATCCCCTGCTTCATCACCGAGAACATGGTCGGCCACAAGCTGGGCGAGTTCTCTCCCACCAGAACCTTCAGGGGTCACGGCGGCAAGCTCGCCGACCGCAGGGCGAGGTAG